A window of the Lactuca sativa cultivar Salinas chromosome 5, Lsat_Salinas_v11, whole genome shotgun sequence genome harbors these coding sequences:
- the LOC111898359 gene encoding laccase-12, with the protein MEVNSNPFFNFIFVAIILTFVSITNANIYHEFNVQEQSVTRLCKSHTIITVNGQFPGPTLELNNGDNVIVKVTNKARYNVTIHWHGLRHMQNPWADGPEMVTQCPIMPGGSYTYRFSIQDQEGTLWWHAHSRWLRATVYGALVIRPKLGATYPFPKPKLELPIVLGEWWNQDIISVLQQALFSGAAPNISDALTINGQPGDLIKCSQQGTIKYSVNSGDTILLRVINAALNQQLFFTVANHKLTVVATDAVYTKPFTTTVIMVGPGQTTDVLLTANQKPGRYYMAARAYATARNAPFDNTTTTAILQYKSATSPPILPRLPAYNDTNTVTAFSNQIKSPGKTDVPLKIDENLLFAVGFGFFNCSPGPRCQGPNNTRFAASMNNVSFVLPTQTSLIQAYTNKIPNVYTPDFPATPPVKFDFTGNVPRGLWQPVRGTKLYKLKYGANVQIVLQDTSIFSTEDHPIHLHGYHFYVVGQGFGNFNPSRDTSRFNLIDPPQKNTIDVPVGGWAAIRFVADNPGVWLMHCHIDTHLAWGFGMAFIVENGVEPSQTLLPPPVDLPRC; encoded by the exons ATGGAAGTTAATAGCAACCCATTTTTCAACTTCATTTTCGTTGCTATTATCCTTACATTTGTTTCCATAACCAATGCAAATATATACCATGAGTTTAAT GTTCAAGAGCAATCGGTCACACGGCTATGCAAATCCCATACGATAATAACGGTTAACGGACAGTTTCCAGGGCCAACTTTGGAACTAAATAATGGAGATAATGTTATTGTTAAAGTCACAAACAAAGCTCGTTATAATGTCACAATTCATTG GCATGGGCTAAGACACATGCAGAACCCATGGGCTGATGGACCAGAGATGGTGACTCAATGTCCAATCATGCCGGGTGGCTCATACACTTACAGGTTCTCCATCCAGGACCAAGAGGGCACGTTGTGGTGGCACGCTCATAGCCGATGGCTAAGAGCCACGGTTTATGGTGCGCTCGTTATTCGCCCTAAGTTGGGTGCTACATATCCTTTCCCTAAACCGAAACTAGAACTCCCTATTGTTTTAG GTGAATGGTggaaccaagatatcatcagtgTTCTACAACAAGCATTGTTTAGTGGTGCGGCTCCTAACATTTCAGACGCACTCACTATCAATGGTCAACCCGGTGACCTTATCAAATGTTCTCAACaag GTACCATAAAATATTCTGTGAACTCGGGTGACACGATTCTTCTGAGAGTCATCAACGCTGCACTCAATCAACAACTCTTCTTCACAGTCGCAAACCACAAGCTAACCGTGGTTGCCACCGATGCAGTCTACACCAAACCATTCACCACCACCGTCATCATGGTCGGACCGGGTCAAACCACCGACGTCCTCCTGACCGCCAACCAAAAACCCGGCCGCTACTACATGGCAGCCCGAGCCTATGCCACCGCAAGAAATGCCCCATTcgacaacaccaccaccaccgccatttTACAGTACAAATCCGCCACATCACCACCAATCCTACCACGACTCCCCGCTTACAACGACACCAACACCGTCACCGCTTTTTCAAACCAAATAAAGAGCCCGGGGAAGACCGATGTCCCATTAAAAATAGATGAAAACTTGTTATTCGCGGTTGGATTTGGGTTTTTTAACTGTTCTCCGGGACCAAGGTGTCAAGGACCAAATAACACACGGTTTGCTGCTAGCATGAATAACGTGTCGTTTGTACTTCCTACACAAACTTCATTAATTCAAGCTTACACTAACAAGATTCCGAATGTGTATACGCCAGATTTTCCGGCGACACCTCCGGTGAAATTTGATTTCACCGGAAATGTTCCGCGAGGGCTGTGGCAGCCTGTTCGAGGGACAAAACTTTATAAATTGAAATATGGTGCTAATGTCCAAATAGTGTTGCAAGATACATCCATCTTCTCAACCGAAGATCATCCTATTCATCTACATGGGTACCATTTTTATGTTGTGGGACAAGGGTTTGGTAACTTTAATCCTTCTCGAGATACTTCTAGATTTAATTTGATTGATCCACCACAAAAGAACACCATTGATGTCCCTGTTGGTGGATGGGCTGCCATACGTTTCGTTGCCGATAATCCTG GAGTATGGTTGATGCATTGTCATATTGATACTCATCTGGCTTGGGGTTTTGGAATGGCGTTCATTGTTGAAAATGGAGTTGAACCATCGCAAACACTACTGCCACCTCCGGTGGATCTTCCTCGTTGCTGA